In the genome of Pseudomonas sp. HS6, one region contains:
- a CDS encoding YbaN family protein yields MDNPIGNRPLMLRYILLAIGWLSVALGVIGIFLPVLPTTPFLLLAAACFARSSPRFYQWLVEHPRLGPWIRDYLDGNGIPLKGKVYAIGLMWASILFSCYLVPLVWARGFMLTSAVLVSIYILRQKTLHKR; encoded by the coding sequence ATGGACAACCCCATAGGCAACCGCCCCCTGATGTTGCGCTACATCCTGCTGGCCATCGGCTGGCTGAGCGTGGCATTGGGGGTGATCGGGATTTTCCTGCCTGTTCTGCCCACTACTCCCTTCCTTCTGCTCGCAGCCGCCTGCTTCGCCCGCAGCTCCCCGCGTTTCTATCAATGGCTGGTCGAGCATCCGCGGCTCGGGCCATGGATCCGCGACTACCTCGATGGCAACGGCATTCCGCTCAAGGGCAAGGTCTACGCGATCGGGCTGATGTGGGCGAGCATTCTGTTCTCGTGTTACCTGGTGCCGCTGGTGTGGGCACGGGGGTTCATGTTGACCAGCGCGGTGTTGGTGTCCATCTATATCCTGCGGCAGAAAACCCTGCACAAACGCTGA
- a CDS encoding YecA family protein, with the protein MSFAEQLTRLQVFLDADELHEEALDYVAAHGYLTALSICADVVPDREWIDALFAEEPHYSSEAQREEIEATLIGLKAHIARQLASDEEFELPCELDLGDEPDDSELRGWCIGFMEGVFLREAAWFETAEEEVSEMLLPIMVGSGLFDEQPEFEDIAKDANLMDDMIVQIPEALTALYLLCQAPDEKPAILKPRHH; encoded by the coding sequence ATGTCCTTCGCCGAGCAACTAACCCGCCTGCAAGTCTTCCTCGACGCCGACGAACTGCATGAAGAGGCGCTGGACTACGTGGCCGCTCACGGTTACCTGACCGCGCTGTCGATCTGCGCCGACGTGGTGCCGGATCGTGAGTGGATCGACGCCCTGTTCGCCGAAGAGCCGCATTACAGCAGCGAAGCCCAGCGCGAAGAGATCGAAGCCACGCTGATCGGCCTGAAAGCCCATATCGCCCGCCAACTGGCCTCCGATGAAGAATTCGAGCTGCCATGCGAACTGGATCTGGGCGACGAGCCGGACGATTCCGAACTGCGCGGCTGGTGCATCGGCTTCATGGAAGGCGTGTTCCTGCGCGAAGCAGCCTGGTTCGAAACCGCCGAAGAAGAAGTCAGCGAAATGTTGCTGCCGATCATGGTCGGTTCGGGTCTGTTCGACGAACAGCCCGAGTTTGAAGACATCGCCAAAGACGCCAACCTGATGGACGACATGATCGTGCAGATTCCGGAAGCCCTGACCGCTCTGTACCTGCTGTGCCAGGCGCCTGACGAAAAACCGGCGATCCTCAAGCCACGTCACCACTAA
- the recQ gene encoding DNA helicase RecQ, with protein sequence MLEQAQRVLKDIFGYDSFRGRQGAIIERVASGGDALVLMPTGGGKSLCFQVPALLRDGLAVVVSPLIALMDDQVATLEELGVAAAALNSTLSAEQQRDLANRIKRGEVKMLYLAPERLVQPRMLSFLQGLNIALFAIDEAHCVSQWGHDFRPEYLQLGQLAEMFPDVPRIALTATADKRTREEIVTRLHLQNAERFLSSFDRPNIFYRIVPKEQPRKQLLAFLAERRSDAGIVYCLSRKKVEEVAAFLSEQGFPALPYHAGLPNELRAFNQKRFLNEEGLIMVATVAFGMGIDKPNVRFVAHLDLPKSLEAYYQETGRGGRDGLPADAWMAYGLQDVVMLKQMLQNSEGDERHKRLEQHKLDAMLSLCEETRCRRQALLAYFDEDMPEPCGHCDNCTDGVQTWDATEPARQALSAIYRTGQRYGVGHLVDVLLGKDNEKVRSFGHQHLSVYGVGKALGESEWRSLFRQLVARGLADVDHEGYGGLRLSDTCRPLLKGEVSLELRRDLKPQVTAKSGSKSPASQLVRGEEREQWEALRALRRKLAEEHGVPPYVIFPDSTLLEMLRSQPTSLAEMAQVSGVGARKLERYGEAFLEVLGGEAETPKVVADVRHELITLARAGMTPLQISGQLQCSEKNVYTMLAEAIGKQQLSLEQALDLPEDLMGEVQDAFLDGEGELPSVAEVAELFAGRVPEGVLYCVRAALQSEFEM encoded by the coding sequence ATGCTCGAACAGGCTCAACGCGTCCTCAAGGACATCTTCGGCTACGACAGTTTCCGTGGCCGTCAGGGTGCAATCATTGAGCGCGTGGCCAGTGGCGGCGATGCCCTTGTGCTGATGCCGACCGGCGGCGGCAAATCCCTGTGCTTTCAGGTGCCGGCGCTGCTGCGCGACGGCCTGGCGGTGGTGGTGTCGCCGCTGATCGCGCTGATGGACGATCAGGTCGCCACCCTCGAAGAGCTGGGCGTGGCCGCTGCCGCGTTGAACTCCACGTTGAGCGCCGAGCAGCAGCGAGACCTCGCCAACCGGATCAAGCGCGGCGAAGTGAAAATGCTCTATCTGGCGCCGGAGCGTCTGGTACAGCCGCGGATGCTGTCATTTCTGCAAGGCTTGAACATCGCTCTGTTCGCCATCGACGAAGCGCATTGCGTATCGCAATGGGGCCACGACTTCCGTCCGGAATACCTTCAACTGGGCCAGTTGGCGGAAATGTTCCCCGACGTACCGCGCATTGCCCTGACCGCCACCGCCGACAAGCGTACCCGCGAAGAAATCGTCACTCGCCTGCATTTGCAGAACGCCGAGCGTTTCCTGTCGAGCTTCGACCGGCCGAACATCTTCTATCGCATCGTGCCCAAGGAGCAGCCACGCAAGCAGTTGCTGGCGTTCCTCGCCGAGCGGCGCAGTGACGCCGGCATCGTCTATTGCCTGTCGCGCAAGAAGGTTGAAGAAGTCGCGGCGTTCCTCAGCGAGCAGGGCTTCCCGGCGCTGCCGTACCACGCCGGTTTGCCCAACGAATTGCGTGCTTTCAATCAGAAGCGCTTTCTGAACGAGGAAGGCCTGATCATGGTCGCCACCGTGGCGTTCGGCATGGGCATCGACAAGCCCAACGTGCGCTTTGTCGCTCACCTCGACCTGCCGAAATCCCTTGAAGCGTATTACCAGGAAACCGGACGTGGTGGCCGTGACGGTCTGCCGGCGGACGCGTGGATGGCCTACGGTCTGCAAGACGTGGTGATGCTCAAGCAGATGCTGCAGAACTCCGAAGGCGACGAGCGCCACAAGCGTCTGGAGCAACACAAGCTCGACGCGATGCTCTCGCTCTGCGAAGAAACGCGCTGCCGCCGTCAGGCGCTGCTGGCGTATTTCGACGAAGACATGCCCGAGCCGTGCGGGCACTGTGACAACTGCACCGACGGCGTGCAGACCTGGGACGCCACCGAGCCTGCACGTCAGGCGCTGTCGGCGATCTATCGCACCGGCCAGCGTTACGGCGTCGGCCATCTGGTGGACGTGCTGCTGGGCAAAGACAACGAAAAGGTCCGCAGCTTCGGCCATCAGCATCTGTCGGTATATGGCGTCGGCAAGGCGCTGGGGGAGAGCGAATGGCGCTCGCTGTTCCGCCAGTTGGTTGCTCGCGGTCTGGCGGATGTCGATCACGAAGGCTACGGCGGGTTGCGTCTGAGCGACACTTGCCGGCCGCTGCTCAAGGGTGAAGTGAGCCTGGAGCTGCGCCGCGACCTCAAGCCGCAAGTCACCGCCAAGAGCGGCAGCAAGAGCCCGGCCAGTCAATTGGTGCGCGGCGAAGAACGCGAACAGTGGGAAGCCCTGCGCGCTCTGCGGCGAAAACTGGCGGAAGAACACGGCGTGCCACCGTATGTCATCTTCCCCGATTCGACCCTGCTGGAAATGCTCCGCAGCCAGCCGACCTCGCTGGCGGAAATGGCCCAGGTCAGCGGCGTCGGCGCACGCAAGCTGGAGCGCTACGGCGAGGCCTTCCTCGAAGTGCTCGGTGGCGAGGCCGAGACACCGAAAGTGGTGGCCGACGTGCGTCACGAACTGATCACCCTGGCCCGTGCCGGGATGACGCCGCTGCAAATATCCGGGCAGTTGCAGTGCTCGGAAAAGAACGTCTACACCATGCTCGCCGAAGCCATCGGCAAACAGCAATTGTCGCTGGAGCAGGCGCTGGACTTACCGGAAGACCTGATGGGCGAAGTCCAGGATGCGTTCCTCGACGGTGAGGGCGAGTTGCCATCGGTCGCCGAAGTGGCCGAGCTGTTTGCCGGTCGTGTACCGGAAGGCGTGCTGTATTGCGTAAGGGCTGCGCTGCAATCTGAATTCGAGATGTAA
- a CDS encoding MarR family transcriptional regulator, whose translation MPLTDQHRFGMQLAQMSRGWRAELDRRLAGLGLSQARWLVLLHLARFEDAPTQRELAQSVGVEGPTLARLLDSLEGQGLVQRQSVMEDRRAKKIVLCAPALPLIEQIETIATQLRHELFEGVDEADLKVCMRVHGHILANLEKS comes from the coding sequence ATGCCGTTAACCGATCAACACCGCTTTGGCATGCAACTGGCCCAGATGTCCCGTGGCTGGCGTGCCGAACTGGATCGCCGGCTGGCCGGTCTGGGCTTGTCCCAGGCGCGCTGGCTGGTGCTGCTGCATCTGGCGCGTTTCGAAGACGCCCCGACCCAACGGGAGCTGGCGCAAAGCGTCGGCGTCGAAGGGCCGACTCTTGCGCGTTTGCTCGACAGCCTGGAAGGCCAGGGCCTGGTGCAACGCCAGTCCGTGATGGAAGACCGCCGGGCGAAAAAAATCGTGCTGTGCGCACCGGCCCTGCCGCTGATCGAACAGATCGAAACCATCGCCACGCAACTGCGTCACGAGTTGTTCGAAGGCGTCGACGAGGCGGATTTGAAGGTGTGCATGCGGGTTCACGGGCACATTCTGGCCAATCTGGAAAAATCTTGA
- a CDS encoding FimV/HubP family polar landmark protein, whose amino-acid sequence MLDSRHVVLRCANSLLVAGVLTWSTASLALGLGDITVHSALNQPLKADIALVDVAGLSESELSVRLATAEEFGRAGVERVFFLNDLKFTPILRGNRNMIRVTSTKPVNEPFLNFLVQLNQPNGHLLREYTVLIDPPGSPDIVPATDEPDVRAQSSEFPTPEAPAASTQNKPAAPPAAPVPQTAATNDAQAEQLAASVLQNQQLQKTIDELNVKLQAQEVQIADGKKQLGDLQARLAEMQQAPPAPVVPVAPVPVPAPIAAPVESQEDSFSWPLLGGLLVLLGLLGAVFYVRRRRQSEASLAGPAVVAPQRSEPALNESEVVRPNAVQEAVEHRDEQAAGDVLEAVGIYLAYGRLGEALGLLRDALQKEPERIDLGVQMLEVLGRQGDLPAYDEQESHLRQLGVEEQRLRDVRARYPKLARTEPLAAVAPAIAALPVEQATPTTPLAEDDFELNLEQLSMDSSWDLEDSRPATDTPLSAPSALGSSLQVLPQDFELPQTANDDATTELEWIAEPEMQPIDDDFLNEFGDPGQSLKLEPLDLQLPEIESGPTEAANAGKLEQAQTCIDDGDLDSAIALLNELLKEGDEPLRQTARTLLAGIR is encoded by the coding sequence ATGCTCGACAGTCGGCACGTGGTACTGCGTTGCGCCAACTCACTGCTGGTGGCCGGTGTTCTCACTTGGTCCACGGCGTCACTGGCGCTGGGGCTCGGTGACATCACCGTGCACTCGGCCCTCAATCAGCCGCTCAAGGCCGACATCGCACTGGTGGATGTCGCCGGGCTCAGCGAAAGCGAGCTCTCGGTCCGTCTGGCCACGGCGGAAGAATTCGGCCGTGCCGGGGTCGAGCGGGTGTTCTTCCTCAACGACCTCAAGTTCACCCCGATCCTGCGCGGCAATCGCAATATGATCCGGGTGACCTCGACCAAACCGGTCAACGAACCCTTCCTGAATTTTCTTGTGCAGCTCAATCAGCCGAACGGCCACTTGCTGCGCGAGTACACGGTGCTGATCGACCCTCCAGGTTCGCCGGACATTGTGCCGGCCACCGACGAGCCTGATGTCCGCGCGCAATCATCGGAATTTCCAACGCCTGAGGCACCGGCTGCCAGCACCCAAAACAAGCCTGCTGCACCGCCCGCAGCGCCAGTGCCGCAAACGGCTGCGACCAACGACGCGCAAGCCGAGCAGTTGGCCGCCAGCGTGTTGCAGAACCAGCAACTGCAGAAAACCATCGATGAGCTGAACGTTAAGCTGCAAGCGCAGGAGGTCCAGATCGCCGATGGCAAGAAACAGCTGGGTGATTTGCAGGCGCGTCTCGCAGAAATGCAACAGGCGCCGCCGGCTCCGGTAGTCCCAGTAGCTCCGGTACCGGTCCCGGCTCCGATCGCTGCACCGGTCGAGTCGCAGGAAGACTCCTTCAGTTGGCCGCTGCTTGGCGGTTTGCTGGTGTTGTTGGGCCTGTTGGGGGCGGTGTTTTATGTACGCCGCCGACGCCAGTCTGAAGCGAGTCTTGCAGGGCCTGCGGTGGTAGCACCCCAGCGAAGCGAGCCCGCGCTCAATGAATCCGAAGTTGTTCGTCCGAATGCGGTTCAGGAGGCCGTCGAGCACCGTGACGAACAAGCCGCGGGCGATGTGCTGGAGGCGGTCGGCATTTACCTGGCCTATGGACGGCTCGGCGAAGCGCTCGGTCTGCTGCGCGACGCCTTGCAAAAGGAACCGGAGCGCATCGATCTGGGTGTGCAAATGCTCGAGGTGCTGGGTCGACAAGGCGATCTGCCGGCCTATGACGAACAGGAAAGCCACTTGCGCCAGCTCGGTGTCGAAGAACAGCGGTTGCGCGACGTCCGCGCTCGATATCCGAAACTGGCCAGAACTGAACCTCTGGCCGCGGTGGCTCCGGCCATTGCCGCACTGCCCGTTGAACAAGCCACCCCCACAACACCGTTGGCCGAGGATGATTTCGAGCTGAACCTGGAGCAACTGTCGATGGATTCCAGTTGGGATCTGGAAGACAGTCGCCCGGCAACGGACACACCTTTGTCGGCTCCATCAGCACTCGGCTCCAGCCTGCAAGTGCTGCCACAGGATTTCGAGTTGCCGCAAACTGCCAACGATGATGCTACGACGGAACTGGAATGGATCGCCGAGCCGGAGATGCAGCCGATAGACGATGACTTCCTCAACGAATTTGGCGATCCCGGTCAGTCGTTGAAACTGGAACCGCTGGACCTGCAATTACCGGAAATCGAGTCGGGCCCGACCGAGGCGGCCAACGCCGGAAAACTCGAACAGGCCCAGACCTGCATCGACGATGGCGACCTCGACAGTGCGATCGCCTTGCTCAATGAGCTGCTGAAAGAGGGCGATGAGCCGCTCAGGCAAACCGCCCGAACCCTGTTGGCCGGGATTCGCTGA
- a CDS encoding patatin-like phospholipase family protein, protein MRRLLICLLLGFLPLFVHASEAPRPKVGLVLSGGAARGLAHIGVLKALEKQGIKIDAIAGTSMGAVVGGLYASGYKIDELEKLALSIDWQQALSDAPPREDVPFRRKQDDRDFLVKQKLSFRDDGSLGLPLGVIQGQNLSLLLESLLAHTSDTRDFDKLPIPFRAVATDIANGEKVVFRKGHLPQVIRASMSIPAVFAPVELDGRLLVDGGMTDNIPLDVAREMGVDVAIVVDIGTPLRNRKQLTTVVDVLNQSITLMTRRNSEEQLAALHPNDVLIQPPLASFGATDFGRAEEMIDAGYRAAKALDARLARLKPAVSQDAELNAARAPGQRTPIITAIRVENDSKVGDEVIRYYIRQPIGEPLDLGRLHSDMGTLYGLDYFEQVQYRVVHKGQEHTLVISARGKRSGTDYLRVGLNLSDDMRGDSAFNLGASYRMNGINRLGAEWLTRAQIGDKQELYTEFYQPLDVGSRYFVAPYAAFEAQNVDSVLDNDPIAQYRVERYGFGLNVGRQIGNNGEIRFGVGEAWGKADVRIGDQNLPSEHFNEGFYALKYSFDSLDNVYFPHDGKDVSLTLMQFEPSLGSDTRYRQWEFKLDKAMSSGPNTLILGGRYGRTLDDANVVTSSFLLGGARQLSGFREDAISGQNVSLMRAVFYRRLTPRAYLPLDFPLYAGGSLERGRAWNNDNEFDSGYINAASVFIGFDTPLGPLNFSYGLNDANEQAVYLNLGQTF, encoded by the coding sequence ATGCGTCGTCTGCTGATCTGTCTATTGCTTGGTTTCCTTCCATTGTTCGTTCATGCCAGTGAAGCGCCGCGACCGAAAGTCGGCCTGGTGCTGTCTGGTGGTGCAGCCCGTGGTCTGGCGCACATCGGCGTACTCAAGGCGCTGGAAAAGCAAGGCATCAAGATCGACGCGATTGCCGGCACCAGCATGGGCGCGGTGGTCGGTGGCTTGTACGCCTCGGGCTACAAAATCGACGAACTGGAAAAACTCGCCCTGAGCATCGACTGGCAGCAGGCCCTGTCCGATGCCCCGCCCCGGGAAGACGTGCCGTTTCGGCGCAAGCAGGATGACCGCGACTTTCTGGTGAAGCAGAAACTGAGTTTTCGCGACGACGGCAGCCTCGGCCTGCCCCTGGGCGTAATTCAGGGACAGAACCTGTCGCTGCTACTGGAAAGTCTTTTGGCACATACCAGCGACACCCGTGATTTCGACAAGCTGCCGATCCCGTTCCGCGCCGTGGCCACCGACATCGCCAACGGCGAAAAAGTGGTGTTTCGCAAAGGCCACCTGCCCCAGGTGATTCGCGCCAGCATGTCGATCCCGGCGGTGTTCGCCCCGGTCGAACTCGATGGCCGGCTGCTGGTGGACGGTGGAATGACCGACAATATTCCCCTCGATGTGGCCCGGGAAATGGGCGTCGACGTGGCCATCGTGGTCGACATCGGCACCCCGCTGCGCAACCGCAAGCAACTGACCACCGTGGTCGACGTGTTGAACCAGTCGATCACCCTGATGACCCGGCGCAACTCCGAAGAGCAACTGGCGGCGCTGCACCCGAATGACGTACTGATCCAGCCGCCGCTGGCCAGTTTCGGCGCCACCGACTTCGGTCGCGCCGAGGAAATGATCGATGCCGGCTACCGAGCAGCCAAGGCCCTCGACGCTCGCCTCGCGCGATTGAAACCCGCAGTGTCTCAGGACGCCGAGCTCAACGCCGCCCGCGCACCGGGCCAACGCACGCCGATCATCACCGCGATCAGGGTCGAGAACGACTCGAAAGTCGGCGACGAGGTGATCCGTTACTACATCCGCCAGCCCATCGGCGAGCCGCTGGACCTCGGGCGCCTGCACTCGGACATGGGCACCTTGTACGGCCTGGATTACTTCGAACAGGTGCAGTACCGCGTGGTGCACAAGGGCCAGGAACACACGCTGGTGATCAGCGCCCGGGGCAAGCGCAGCGGCACCGATTACTTGCGGGTCGGCTTGAACCTGTCGGACGACATGCGCGGCGACAGCGCCTTCAACCTTGGCGCCAGTTACCGAATGAACGGCATCAACCGCCTCGGCGCCGAATGGCTGACCCGAGCGCAGATCGGCGACAAGCAGGAACTCTATACCGAGTTCTATCAGCCACTGGACGTCGGTTCGCGCTACTTCGTCGCACCGTATGCGGCGTTCGAAGCCCAGAACGTCGACTCGGTGCTCGACAACGACCCGATCGCCCAGTATCGCGTCGAACGCTACGGCTTCGGCCTCAATGTCGGCCGCCAGATCGGCAACAACGGCGAAATCCGCTTCGGTGTCGGCGAGGCCTGGGGCAAGGCTGACGTACGGATCGGCGACCAGAATCTGCCGAGCGAACACTTCAACGAAGGCTTCTATGCACTGAAATATTCGTTCGACTCACTGGATAACGTGTACTTCCCCCACGACGGCAAGGACGTCAGCCTGACCCTGATGCAATTCGAACCGAGCCTGGGTTCCGACACGCGCTATCGACAGTGGGAATTCAAACTGGACAAGGCCATGAGCAGCGGGCCGAACACGCTGATTCTGGGCGGTCGTTACGGCCGCACCCTGGACGATGCCAATGTGGTGACGTCGAGCTTCCTGCTGGGCGGCGCCCGGCAGCTGTCGGGTTTCCGCGAAGATGCCATCTCCGGGCAGAACGTCAGCCTGATGCGTGCGGTGTTTTACCGCCGCCTGACACCCCGCGCTTACCTGCCACTGGATTTCCCACTGTATGCCGGCGGCTCGCTGGAACGCGGCCGGGCCTGGAACAACGACAACGAATTCGACAGCGGCTACATCAATGCGGCCAGCGTGTTTATCGGTTTTGATACGCCGCTGGGGCCGCTGAATTTCAGCTATGGCCTGAACGATGCCAACGAACAGGCGGTTTATCTGAACCTGGGGCAGACCTTCTGA
- a CDS encoding SelT/SelW/SelH family protein, with protein sequence MTATKPEIVITYCTQCQWLLRAAWLAQELLSTFGDDLGKVSLVPGTGGIFHISCNDVQIWERKADGGFPEAKVLKQRVRDQIDPERDLGHNDRTQ encoded by the coding sequence ATGACCGCCACAAAACCGGAAATCGTCATCACCTATTGCACGCAATGCCAGTGGCTGTTGCGCGCAGCGTGGCTGGCGCAGGAGTTGCTCAGTACTTTTGGCGACGACCTTGGCAAAGTGTCACTGGTGCCGGGCACCGGCGGGATTTTTCACATCAGTTGCAACGATGTGCAGATCTGGGAGCGCAAGGCCGACGGTGGTTTCCCCGAAGCCAAGGTGCTCAAGCAGCGTGTACGTGACCAGATCGACCCTGAGCGCGACCTCGGTCACAACGACCGCACTCAGTGA
- a CDS encoding DMT family transporter: MTPRTALGALHIGALMFGLTGVFGKLAAATPAVIVFGRAAFAVLALAFFARFASQHGWQKLQAVDWRRLALSGVLLAGHWVSFFIAVKVAGVAVATLGFASFPAFTVILEGLIFRERIRANEIILVALVSVGLVLVTPAFDLASGATTGLLWAILSGLLFSLLSLTNRASSGRIPAVQAALCQNVVVALCLLPVAAPQLSEVRAIDWLWIALLGVFCTGVAHSLFVASLAVIKARTAAVVFAMEPVYGITVAWLLFDENPTLRMLLGGALIIVAIVVSSQMSGSASKKTVEAEAASH; this comes from the coding sequence ATGACTCCCCGTACCGCCCTCGGCGCCCTGCATATCGGCGCATTGATGTTCGGCCTGACCGGCGTCTTCGGCAAACTCGCCGCCGCAACGCCGGCAGTCATCGTCTTTGGACGGGCCGCCTTCGCCGTTCTTGCACTGGCATTCTTCGCCCGTTTCGCCAGCCAGCACGGCTGGCAGAAACTGCAAGCCGTGGACTGGCGACGACTGGCCTTAAGCGGCGTGCTGCTGGCCGGTCACTGGGTAAGTTTCTTCATTGCCGTGAAGGTGGCCGGTGTCGCTGTGGCCACCCTCGGTTTCGCCAGTTTCCCGGCCTTCACGGTGATCCTCGAAGGGCTGATCTTCCGCGAACGCATCCGCGCCAACGAAATCATTCTGGTGGCGCTGGTCAGTGTCGGTCTGGTGCTGGTGACCCCGGCGTTCGACCTGGCCAGCGGCGCTACCACCGGACTGCTCTGGGCTATCCTCTCCGGCCTGCTGTTTTCCCTGCTGTCGCTGACCAACCGTGCCAGTTCCGGGCGTATCCCGGCGGTGCAGGCGGCGTTGTGTCAGAACGTGGTGGTGGCGTTGTGTCTGCTACCGGTGGCAGCGCCGCAACTGAGCGAAGTGCGCGCCATCGACTGGTTGTGGATCGCCCTGCTCGGCGTGTTCTGCACCGGCGTCGCCCACAGCCTGTTCGTCGCCAGTCTCGCGGTGATCAAGGCGCGGACCGCGGCGGTGGTGTTCGCCATGGAGCCGGTTTACGGCATTACCGTTGCGTGGCTGCTGTTCGATGAAAACCCGACCCTGCGGATGCTGCTCGGCGGCGCGCTGATCATCGTCGCCATTGTGGTGTCGAGCCAGATGTCAGGCAGCGCCAGCAAAAAAACGGTGGAGGCCGAGGCGGCGTCTCACTGA
- a CDS encoding AraC family transcriptional regulator — protein sequence MPPILTLRHYTHDLIIHSHDHAQLVFGLSGALDFEVEGHGSQVLQQSFVVIPSGAHHACGSPKGSRCLVLDVPDEQWLMRSLGDHAEASRRLLDHSARLSLDAGQGQLVNWLANSPVDDPLIAQQGAVLLLASLNHAKPAELCARRLPYAALDAHIEQYAAYPLQVADLARIAGLSSARLHARFVAECGQTPMDYIRSRRLHKAVTLLRETTLPIGEVASRIGYGSQSAFSAAVLREFGTSPTQLRREADDKSR from the coding sequence ATGCCACCGATCCTGACCCTGCGCCATTACACCCACGACCTGATCATCCACAGTCACGACCACGCGCAACTGGTGTTCGGCCTGTCGGGCGCGCTGGATTTCGAAGTCGAAGGGCACGGCAGTCAGGTATTGCAGCAGAGCTTCGTGGTGATTCCCTCTGGCGCGCATCACGCGTGCGGCAGCCCCAAGGGCAGCCGTTGTCTGGTACTGGATGTGCCGGACGAGCAATGGCTGATGCGCTCGCTGGGCGATCACGCTGAGGCCAGCCGTCGTCTGCTCGATCACTCCGCGCGCCTGTCGCTGGATGCCGGGCAAGGTCAACTGGTCAATTGGCTGGCGAACAGTCCGGTGGACGATCCGTTGATTGCGCAACAGGGCGCGGTGCTGTTACTGGCGAGCCTGAACCACGCGAAGCCAGCCGAGCTCTGCGCACGTCGCCTGCCCTATGCGGCACTCGATGCGCACATCGAGCAGTACGCGGCCTATCCGCTGCAAGTCGCAGATCTGGCGCGCATCGCCGGACTATCCAGCGCCCGATTGCATGCGCGGTTCGTCGCCGAATGCGGGCAGACACCCATGGATTACATTCGCAGTCGACGACTGCATAAGGCCGTCACGCTGTTGCGGGAAACCACGCTCCCCATCGGCGAGGTGGCCAGCCGCATCGGCTACGGGTCGCAAAGTGCTTTTTCGGCCGCCGTCCTGCGTGAGTTCGGCACCTCTCCTACACAATTGCGACGCGAGGCTGACGACAAAAGTCGATAG
- a CDS encoding UDP-2,3-diacylglucosamine diphosphatase — protein sequence MTSAELARPSRKQRVRTLWISDVHLGTRDCQAEHLSQFLKGYHADKIYLVGDIIDGWKLRGGMYWPQAHTNVIRRLLTMSKRGTEVIYVTGNHDEFLRRYSKLILGNIQLVDEAVHVTADGRHLLVIHGDQFDVITRYHRWLAFLGDSAYEFTLTLNRWLNHWRAKYGYGYWSLSAYLKHKVKTAVSFISDFEEAIAHECVKRELHGVVCGHIHHAEIRKVGEVDYLNCGDWVESCTALIEHWDGTIELYRLADAQAREAELKAAKVAELA from the coding sequence ATGACCAGCGCCGAGCTCGCCAGACCCAGCCGTAAACAAAGGGTTCGCACCTTGTGGATCTCCGACGTGCACCTGGGCACGCGGGATTGCCAGGCCGAGCATCTGTCGCAATTTCTCAAGGGCTATCACGCCGACAAGATTTATCTGGTTGGCGACATCATCGACGGCTGGAAACTGCGCGGCGGCATGTACTGGCCCCAGGCGCACACCAACGTGATCCGCCGCTTGCTGACCATGAGCAAGCGCGGCACTGAAGTGATCTACGTCACCGGCAATCATGACGAATTCCTGCGCCGTTATTCGAAGCTGATCCTGGGCAACATCCAGTTGGTCGACGAAGCAGTGCACGTCACGGCCGATGGCCGGCATCTGTTGGTGATCCACGGTGACCAGTTCGACGTGATCACCCGTTATCACCGTTGGCTGGCCTTTCTCGGCGACTCGGCCTACGAATTCACCCTGACCCTCAACCGCTGGCTCAATCACTGGCGGGCGAAATACGGTTACGGCTATTGGTCGCTGTCGGCCTATCTCAAGCACAAGGTGAAGACAGCGGTGAGCTTCATCAGCGACTTCGAAGAAGCCATCGCCCACGAATGTGTGAAGCGCGAGTTGCACGGGGTGGTCTGCGGGCACATTCACCACGCCGAGATCCGCAAGGTCGGCGAGGTGGATTACCTCAACTGCGGCGACTGGGTGGAGTCGTGCACGGCACTGATCGAGCACTGGGACGGCACGATCGAACTGTATCGCCTGGCGGATGCGCAGGCGCGAGAAGCAGAACTGAAAGCGGCCAAGGTTGCCGAGCTGGCTTAG